The following are encoded together in the Poseidonibacter lekithochrous genome:
- a CDS encoding EAL domain-containing protein: MSIQGQIYKFFNKNNVKTLFLIDILYMKDINAIYSFKNGDYIISQLRDLLKKTITRLINKQLKRKVLIELTNLHADVFSLKLYDDLTQDEINAIRKLIFKKIINYDFKLKKANTTINIDITIGCSKSKDNMLRVYTEKALHNAKLNGIHFMYYDANLYKNESVNETIIDILTYNINEKMVEPFFQAIMDNKTDKIIKYEALMRLFDREGNILSPYTFIFKAKKARLYHKLMEIMIDKIIDYITIHKKHISINLDYTDILNPKIKHSLISKINQNNIGKYLTIEILESEKISNYAIVNEFISSVKKYNVKIAIDDFGTGFSNYEYILNLNVDYIKIDGSLIKKIDEDIYLNLIKSIVLFSKEQKIKIVAEFVSELKILRYVKSIGIDYSQGYYIGKPEPIENIIGAKNEKRT, from the coding sequence TTGTCAATTCAAGGTCAAATATACAAGTTTTTTAATAAAAATAATGTAAAAACTCTTTTTCTAATTGATATTCTATATATGAAAGATATTAATGCAATTTACTCTTTCAAGAATGGAGATTATATAATCTCACAATTAAGAGATCTTCTAAAAAAAACAATCACAAGATTAATCAATAAACAACTTAAACGAAAAGTGTTAATTGAACTTACAAATTTACATGCAGATGTGTTTTCTCTGAAACTTTATGATGATTTAACACAAGATGAAATAAATGCTATAAGAAAACTAATATTTAAAAAAATCATTAACTATGACTTTAAATTAAAAAAAGCAAATACAACAATTAATATTGATATTACTATTGGATGTTCAAAATCTAAAGATAATATGCTTAGGGTTTATACAGAAAAAGCTTTACATAATGCAAAACTAAATGGTATTCATTTTATGTATTATGATGCAAATTTATATAAAAATGAATCTGTTAATGAAACAATTATTGATATTCTAACTTATAATATAAATGAAAAAATGGTAGAACCTTTTTTCCAAGCTATTATGGATAATAAAACAGACAAAATCATTAAGTATGAAGCTTTAATGAGACTATTTGATAGAGAAGGAAATATTCTCTCTCCTTATACATTTATATTCAAAGCAAAAAAAGCAAGACTTTATCACAAACTTATGGAAATAATGATTGATAAAATCATTGATTACATCACTATACATAAAAAACATATCAGTATTAATCTAGACTATACAGATATTTTAAACCCAAAAATAAAACATTCACTTATTTCTAAAATAAATCAAAATAATATTGGTAAATATTTAACTATTGAGATTTTAGAAAGCGAAAAAATATCAAATTACGCAATTGTAAATGAGTTTATTAGTTCAGTGAAAAAATATAATGTAAAAATAGCTATTGATGACTTTGGTACTGGTTTTTCTAATTATGAATATATTCTTAATTTAAATGTTGATTATATAAAAATTGATGGATCACTAATCAAAAAAATTGATGAAGATATTTATCTTAACTTGATTAAAAGTATTGTTTTATTTTCAAAAGAACAAAAAATCAAAATAGTTGCAGAGTTTGTAAGTGAGTTAAAAATACTTCGATATGTTAAGTCCATAGGTATTGATTATTCACAAGGATACTATATTGGGAAACCCGAACCAATCGAGAATATAATTGGAGCAAAAAATGAAAAAAGAACTTAA
- a CDS encoding DedA family protein: MEDLIRDWGYIALFAYSFGGGFVGLVFAGVLSYAGDLNLYISILVAGTANFLGDQFLFFLARKNKSYAKDMMSKYGRKIALAHIMMRKYGSLVVFIQKYIYGIKTLIPLAMGLTKYSAVKFTIFNVIATMLWGLVVGYASYTAGEYILSAADDFKYIGLGIIAVILLTVSYYFKKI, encoded by the coding sequence ATGGAAGATTTAATAAGGGACTGGGGATATATAGCACTATTTGCTTACTCTTTTGGTGGAGGCTTTGTAGGACTAGTATTTGCAGGAGTTTTATCTTATGCTGGAGATTTAAATTTATATATCTCAATTTTAGTTGCAGGTACTGCAAACTTTTTAGGAGATCAATTTTTATTCTTCTTAGCAAGAAAAAACAAATCTTATGCAAAAGATATGATGAGTAAGTATGGACGAAAAATAGCTTTAGCTCATATTATGATGAGAAAATATGGTTCTTTAGTTGTATTTATTCAAAAGTATATTTATGGAATTAAAACCTTAATACCTTTAGCTATGGGACTTACAAAGTACTCAGCAGTTAAATTTACAATCTTTAATGTAATAGCTACTATGTTATGGGGATTAGTTGTAGGATATGCTTCTTATACAGCTGGTGAATATATTTTAAGTGCAGCTGATGATTTTAAATATATTGGACTTGGAATAATTGCAGTTATTTTATTAACTGTTTCTTATTACTTTAAGAAAATATAA
- a CDS encoding methyl-accepting chemotaxis protein — translation MLTRLSIKQKLILIMSIPLIVVILLAAKLTYDSYTYNDSLKNLEKVVVLSTKIGALLHETQKERGMTAGFLGSKGKKFTQKLPTQRENTNDRINDLKAFLNDFDTKIYGKEFVSSLNLGLGNIEQFNDIRNQVSSQSIATGKAINFYTKTNAILLNLISSITKLSNSAKVSQDIVSYMNFLLSKERAGIERAVATNTFARDNFAPGMKSKLYTLIAEQNAYLDAFIKVTKQESKDFYFDTVQGSAIDEVEKMRKIALYSNKDSNFNVEAPYWFDQITQKINKLKIVENYLADKLTKTIISEEDVARQEMIIFGILSLIGIALTLILARTIAFAILLDVDLVKKGLTDFFAFINYEKDDIHLEIVESKDELGMMSKLINENINKTKANIQADRDLIANTIEVANKINKGSLDSRISADSNNPALQSLKQIINEMLETLNLNIENVMNVLSSYSKLDFRPTVQDNNLEGIIKALEEDVNSLGKVITETLVENKKSGMILSQNANTLSNNMDMISNAANDQAGRLEETAAALEEITANITNNTQTTLEMALYGNKVKDSVKNGQVLAENTTKAMEEINEQTSSINEAITVIDQIAFQTNILSLNAAVEAATAGEAGKGFAVVAQEVRNLANRSAEAAKEIKSLVESAQDKTLDGKKAATNMIDGYEALNININKTIELIDNVTTASKEQSSGITQINDAVNNLDKITQQNATSASEADSIANRTLEISNMIIEHADAKEFEGKDSIAIREKTTDLAYSGVEKRSAERQIKTIRTNHSQSTHSNTTSESNDSWESF, via the coding sequence ATGCTTACACGATTATCAATCAAACAGAAATTGATTTTAATTATGTCAATACCCCTAATTGTTGTTATTTTATTAGCAGCAAAATTAACATATGACTCATATACATATAATGATTCATTAAAAAATTTAGAAAAAGTAGTAGTCTTATCAACAAAGATTGGTGCTTTATTACATGAAACACAAAAAGAAAGAGGAATGACAGCAGGTTTTCTTGGAAGTAAAGGTAAGAAGTTTACTCAAAAACTACCAACTCAAAGAGAAAATACAAATGATAGAATAAATGATTTAAAAGCATTTTTAAATGATTTTGATACAAAAATTTATGGAAAAGAATTTGTTTCTAGCCTAAATTTAGGACTTGGTAATATTGAACAATTTAATGATATTAGAAATCAAGTTTCATCACAAAGTATTGCTACAGGAAAAGCAATTAATTTTTATACTAAAACAAATGCTATTTTATTAAATCTTATAAGTTCTATTACAAAACTATCTAATAGTGCAAAAGTATCACAAGATATTGTTTCTTACATGAACTTCTTATTATCAAAAGAGAGAGCTGGAATTGAAAGAGCAGTTGCAACTAACACTTTTGCTAGAGATAATTTTGCTCCGGGAATGAAATCAAAACTATATACTTTAATTGCAGAACAAAATGCATATCTTGATGCCTTTATTAAAGTAACAAAACAAGAATCAAAAGATTTCTATTTTGATACAGTACAAGGTTCAGCAATAGATGAAGTTGAGAAAATGAGAAAAATTGCACTTTATTCAAATAAAGATAGCAACTTTAATGTTGAAGCTCCATATTGGTTTGATCAAATTACTCAAAAAATCAATAAACTTAAAATCGTAGAAAACTACCTTGCAGATAAACTTACAAAAACTATTATTAGTGAAGAAGATGTTGCAAGACAAGAGATGATTATTTTTGGAATATTAAGTCTTATTGGTATTGCACTTACTTTAATCTTAGCTAGAACTATTGCTTTTGCTATTTTATTAGATGTTGATTTAGTAAAAAAAGGTCTTACTGATTTCTTTGCCTTTATTAATTATGAAAAAGATGATATTCATTTAGAGATTGTTGAATCAAAAGATGAACTAGGAATGATGTCAAAACTTATTAATGAAAATATTAATAAAACAAAAGCAAATATTCAAGCAGATAGAGATTTAATTGCTAATACAATTGAAGTTGCTAATAAAATCAATAAAGGTTCATTAGACTCTAGAATTTCGGCTGATTCAAATAATCCAGCTTTACAATCATTAAAACAAATTATTAATGAGATGTTAGAAACATTAAATCTTAATATTGAAAATGTAATGAATGTTTTAAGTTCATACTCAAAACTAGATTTTAGACCAACAGTTCAAGACAATAACTTAGAAGGTATTATTAAAGCCTTAGAAGAAGATGTAAATAGCCTTGGTAAAGTAATCACTGAAACTTTAGTTGAAAATAAAAAAAGTGGAATGATATTAAGTCAAAATGCAAATACATTATCTAATAACATGGATATGATTTCAAATGCAGCTAATGATCAAGCAGGAAGACTTGAAGAAACAGCAGCAGCATTAGAAGAAATTACTGCTAACATTACAAATAATACTCAAACAACACTAGAAATGGCTTTATATGGTAATAAAGTAAAAGATTCTGTTAAAAATGGACAAGTATTAGCAGAGAATACAACAAAAGCAATGGAAGAGATTAATGAACAAACATCTTCTATTAATGAAGCAATTACAGTAATTGACCAAATTGCCTTCCAAACAAATATTTTATCACTTAATGCTGCAGTTGAAGCTGCAACTGCTGGGGAAGCAGGAAAAGGTTTTGCCGTAGTTGCTCAGGAAGTTAGAAACTTAGCAAACAGATCAGCAGAAGCTGCCAAAGAGATTAAAAGCTTAGTTGAATCAGCTCAAGATAAAACTCTTGATGGTAAAAAAGCAGCTACAAATATGATTGATGGTTATGAAGCATTAAATATAAATATCAATAAAACAATTGAATTAATTGATAATGTAACAACTGCTAGTAAAGAGCAATCATCAGGAATTACACAAATTAATGATGCTGTTAATAACCTAGATAAAATCACTCAGCAAAATGCAACAAGTGCAAGTGAAGCAGATAGTATTGCAAATAGAACATTAGAAATTTCTAATATGATTATTGAACATGCAGATGCTAAAGAATTCGAAGGTAAAGATAGTATTGCCATTAGAGAAAAAACAACTGATTTAGCTTACTCAGGAGTTGAAAAAAGATCAGCTGAGAGACAAATAAAAACAATTAGAACAAATCATAGTCAAAGTACTCATTCAAATACTACAAGTGAGTCAAATGATTCTTGGGAATCATTCTAA
- the dbpA gene encoding ATP-dependent RNA helicase DbpA produces MNFTKLNLNKSFLSNLESLGFKSMTQIQELSLPLLLENKDVIAQAKTGSGKTVSFGIPLVNKLDVKNFRIQSLVLAPTRELANQIAVEIRRLSRHIHNVKVLTLTGGVPYNPQVSSLFHGAHIIVGTPGRVLKHIKEENINFENLNTLVLDEADKMLDMGFFEDISTIIESLPQNRQSMLFSATYEEGIEKLSKGVLNNPTMVEAVVTEKVSIEQRFYEVQESTKVSLISPLISSNKAKSILIFCNTKIKCDEVADELDALGLDVLTLHSDLDQRDRDEIITLFSHKSYPILIATDVASRGLHIDDIDLVINYDLARDEKVHTHRIGRTARAGKGGLAVSLYTEYEDDKVDEIKDFFDDIKFDNITNIEDDLTFKIDSDYRTLFINGGKKQKLRAGDILGALTAGCGLPKDSIGKINSMDFCSYVAVKKEYIKKAFDGLSNNKIKGKYFRIFEK; encoded by the coding sequence TTGAACTTTACAAAATTAAATTTAAATAAGAGTTTCTTATCAAACCTAGAATCTTTAGGTTTTAAAAGTATGACTCAAATACAAGAACTTTCTTTACCTTTACTTCTAGAGAATAAAGATGTTATTGCTCAAGCAAAAACAGGTTCTGGGAAAACAGTATCTTTTGGAATTCCTTTAGTGAATAAATTAGATGTAAAAAACTTTAGAATACAATCTTTAGTTCTTGCACCTACAAGAGAACTTGCAAACCAAATTGCAGTAGAAATTAGAAGATTATCAAGACATATCCATAATGTAAAGGTTCTTACATTAACAGGTGGAGTTCCATATAATCCTCAAGTATCTTCTTTATTCCATGGAGCACATATTATTGTTGGAACTCCAGGAAGAGTATTAAAACATATTAAAGAAGAAAATATTAATTTTGAGAATCTAAACACTTTAGTATTAGATGAAGCAGATAAAATGTTAGATATGGGATTCTTTGAAGATATCAGCACTATTATTGAATCACTTCCTCAAAACAGACAATCTATGTTATTCTCTGCAACTTATGAAGAAGGAATTGAAAAACTATCTAAAGGTGTTTTAAATAACCCAACAATGGTAGAAGCAGTAGTAACAGAAAAAGTTAGTATTGAACAAAGATTCTATGAAGTACAAGAAAGTACTAAAGTATCTTTAATTTCACCTCTAATTTCATCAAATAAAGCAAAATCTATTTTAATCTTCTGTAATACTAAAATCAAATGTGATGAAGTAGCAGATGAATTAGATGCTTTAGGATTAGATGTTCTTACATTACACTCTGATTTAGATCAAAGAGATAGAGATGAAATTATTACTTTATTCTCTCATAAGTCATATCCTATATTAATAGCAACAGATGTAGCCTCAAGAGGTTTACATATTGATGATATTGATTTAGTAATTAATTATGATTTAGCTAGAGATGAAAAAGTACATACTCATAGAATCGGTAGAACGGCAAGAGCTGGAAAAGGTGGATTAGCAGTTTCATTATATACTGAATATGAAGATGATAAAGTTGATGAAATTAAAGATTTCTTTGATGATATTAAGTTTGATAATATCACTAATATTGAAGATGATTTAACATTCAAAATTGACAGTGATTATAGAACACTATTTATTAATGGTGGGAAAAAACAAAAACTAAGAGCTGGAGATATTCTTGGAGCTTTAACTGCTGGATGTGGTTTACCAAAAGATAGTATTGGTAAAATCAATTCAATGGATTTTTGTTCTTACGTAGCAGTAAAAAAAGAATACATAAAAAAAGCTTTTGATGGATTAAGCAATAATAAAATCAAAGGTAAATATTTCAGAATATTTGAAAAATAG
- a CDS encoding diguanylate cyclase, giving the protein MINNLLKFFLLKNTLFLKIILVFTLPAIGMLYFSSVLVYEKIDTLAEVSNIQKNIQYINATQKLVDSLEKERGYSAIYSGAEKFKEKLDKQRIKTNEMYANYLKKSIHFKNQTEIVVNIKKVQSNFYSLELIRNEVNNKKNNSFESFKKYSYLNELLLDSIYSLRPIHFAAEFNNKFSYLLNLLLQNEYIAIERGLSSILITSKINNPEIHKELIKSYTKQLINKKQFLLKAELDEVNKYNQELKLTTENDIQEIRKKLESYRSRDYPDINVWWDLSSQKIDSLENVYDYVTVKVLKLARDLENDAYLAQILSLTFLLVSFITLISLLFVLRSIIFNEQRSFTKIKKQQDVYKLLNKTNKFLLKIDNEKLLFNKICKLISENNSMTFGFIYKKTKEHNMKLIAQQGELKELLTTKLIDENNKNDNLITKVLNEKRNVIIPDFEVDNISVLSDVASLFDIKSAAAFPIMKFNNIVSVLVLYSNVKNFFDEEIEILFEKMINDMTHALEKMDYEKNRLKQEAELRLASYAFESNEPMIITNSEASIINANTAFCNVMGYTKQDVIDRNPNMFKSKHQNKEFYDKLWSDLLNEGSWSGVIYNTKKNKEKIPLRSTITAIKDDNGDITHFLGQYIDISEDIDKQKVLEYQATHDNLTGLPNRLLLLDRIEHAITKVTRHNILGGLVFIDLDNFKKINDTLGHDVGDSLLIMVAKKIRETVREEDTIARIGGDEFIVLADCIGASKEEAKFNMQRLSEKIKFSLNSIMEIDGHKNISTPSIGVTLFSDASIGAKDIIKQADTAMYVAKKQGKNSIEFFD; this is encoded by the coding sequence ATGATAAATAATTTATTAAAATTTTTTTTATTAAAAAACACACTTTTCCTTAAAATCATTTTAGTATTTACTTTACCCGCTATTGGAATGTTGTATTTTAGTAGTGTTTTAGTTTATGAAAAAATTGATACATTAGCTGAAGTTTCAAATATTCAAAAAAATATACAATATATTAATGCTACTCAAAAATTAGTTGATTCTCTCGAGAAAGAGAGAGGTTATTCAGCTATATATTCAGGCGCAGAAAAATTCAAAGAAAAGTTAGACAAACAAAGAATTAAAACAAATGAAATGTATGCTAATTATTTAAAAAAATCTATACATTTTAAAAATCAAACAGAAATTGTAGTAAATATAAAAAAAGTACAATCAAATTTTTATTCTCTAGAATTAATACGAAATGAAGTGAATAATAAAAAAAATAACTCTTTTGAAAGTTTTAAAAAATATAGTTATTTAAATGAATTATTATTAGATAGTATTTATTCTTTAAGACCAATTCATTTTGCTGCTGAGTTCAATAATAAATTTTCATATTTATTAAATTTATTATTACAAAATGAATATATTGCAATTGAGAGAGGTTTATCTTCTATTTTAATTACTTCAAAAATCAATAACCCTGAAATTCATAAAGAGTTAATAAAATCATATACTAAGCAACTTATTAATAAAAAGCAGTTTTTATTAAAAGCAGAACTTGATGAAGTTAATAAATATAATCAAGAGTTAAAATTAACTACAGAAAATGATATTCAAGAAATAAGAAAAAAATTAGAATCATACAGAAGTAGGGATTATCCCGATATCAATGTTTGGTGGGATTTATCAAGTCAAAAAATTGATTCTTTAGAAAATGTATATGATTATGTAACTGTAAAAGTATTAAAGTTAGCAAGGGATTTGGAGAATGACGCTTATTTAGCACAAATTCTAAGTCTTACTTTTTTATTAGTTTCTTTTATCACTTTGATTTCTCTTTTATTTGTATTAAGAAGTATTATTTTTAATGAACAAAGAAGTTTTACTAAAATTAAAAAACAACAAGATGTATATAAACTTCTAAATAAAACAAATAAATTTTTATTAAAGATTGATAATGAAAAGTTATTGTTTAATAAAATATGTAAATTAATATCAGAAAATAATAGTATGACTTTTGGTTTTATTTATAAAAAGACTAAAGAACATAATATGAAATTAATTGCCCAACAAGGGGAATTAAAAGAACTGCTTACTACTAAACTTATAGATGAGAATAATAAAAATGACAATCTTATCACTAAAGTTTTAAATGAAAAAAGGAATGTAATTATTCCTGATTTTGAAGTAGATAATATTTCTGTTCTTTCAGATGTTGCAAGTTTATTTGATATTAAATCTGCTGCTGCTTTTCCTATTATGAAGTTTAATAATATTGTTTCAGTACTAGTTTTATATTCAAATGTAAAAAACTTCTTTGATGAAGAAATAGAAATACTATTTGAAAAAATGATAAATGATATGACCCATGCTTTAGAAAAAATGGATTATGAAAAAAATAGATTAAAACAAGAAGCAGAATTAAGACTAGCTTCTTATGCTTTTGAATCAAATGAACCAATGATTATTACAAATAGTGAAGCTTCAATAATTAATGCAAATACAGCATTTTGTAATGTAATGGGTTATACGAAACAAGACGTAATTGATAGAAATCCTAATATGTTTAAATCAAAACATCAAAATAAAGAGTTCTACGATAAGTTATGGTCTGATTTATTAAATGAAGGCTCTTGGAGTGGAGTTATTTATAATACTAAGAAGAATAAGGAAAAAATTCCTTTACGTTCAACAATTACTGCTATTAAAGATGATAATGGAGATATAACACACTTCTTAGGTCAATATATAGATATTAGTGAAGATATTGATAAACAAAAAGTATTAGAGTACCAAGCAACACATGATAACTTAACAGGTTTACCAAATAGGCTTTTATTATTAGATCGAATTGAACATGCAATTACTAAAGTTACTAGACATAATATTTTAGGTGGTTTAGTATTTATTGATCTTGATAACTTTAAAAAAATCAATGATACTTTAGGTCATGATGTTGGAGATAGCCTTTTAATTATGGTTGCTAAAAAAATAAGAGAAACTGTAAGAGAAGAAGATACAATTGCTAGAATTGGTGGGGATGAGTTTATTGTACTTGCTGATTGTATTGGAGCTTCAAAAGAAGAAGCTAAATTTAATATGCAAAGATTATCAGAGAAAATTAAATTTTCACTAAATAGTATTATGGAAATAGATGGGCATAAAAATATATCAACTCCAAGTATTGGGGTGACTTTATTTAGTGATGCTTCTATTGGTGCAAAAGATATTATCAAACAAGCTGATACAGCAATGTATGTGGCTAAAAAACAAGGTAAAAATTCTATCGAGTTTTTTGACTAA
- a CDS encoding peptidylprolyl isomerase, with translation MKSASARHLLVETETQCNELKQRIENGEKFEDIAKEFSKCPSGAQGGDLGTFFQGQMVPEFDAVVFNEDLNVVHGPVQTQFGYHLLETTARND, from the coding sequence ATGAAATCAGCATCAGCTAGACATTTATTAGTAGAAACAGAAACACAATGTAATGAATTAAAACAAAGAATTGAAAACGGTGAAAAATTTGAAGATATTGCAAAAGAATTTTCAAAATGTCCATCAGGAGCTCAAGGTGGAGATTTAGGTACATTCTTCCAAGGACAAATGGTTCCTGAATTTGATGCAGTAGTATTCAATGAAGACTTAAATGTAGTACATGGTCCAGTTCAAACTCAGTTTGGATACCACTTATTAGAAACTACAGCTAGAAACGACTAA
- a CDS encoding ABC transporter substrate-binding protein: protein MLRKILLSFAVLLTTNLWAKKTDKIVVAGPFATVSHPMILMQNNDVLKDLGKEIEFKVWRNPDELRALALNSDVDFIAVPTNVAANLYNKGVDIKLLNVSVWGILGMLTRDKSLKKLSDFKDKEIVMPFKFDMPDIVFKEIVKAQGFDYKKDFKLKYVASPIDAMQMLIMRRVDHALLAEPATSIALRKTKSFPLKVVAPELYRSADLQKEWGEVFKIESKIPQAGIAYLGKTEGKKEIIDRFMLEYKKALAWYKNNPEKSSEIIVKALPMLEEKGLADSIKYVNIDSVKSTDSQKDLEFFFDILKQSNPKLIGGKSPDSNFYYKY, encoded by the coding sequence ATGTTAAGAAAAATACTTTTAAGTTTCGCAGTTTTACTAACTACAAATCTATGGGCTAAAAAGACTGACAAGATCGTTGTTGCAGGACCTTTTGCAACAGTATCTCATCCAATGATTTTAATGCAAAACAATGATGTACTAAAAGACTTAGGTAAAGAAATAGAATTTAAAGTTTGGAGAAATCCAGATGAATTACGAGCACTAGCATTAAATTCTGATGTAGATTTTATTGCAGTTCCTACTAATGTTGCTGCAAATTTATATAATAAAGGTGTTGATATAAAACTTCTAAATGTCTCGGTTTGGGGAATATTAGGAATGTTAACACGAGATAAAAGCCTTAAAAAACTTTCTGATTTTAAAGACAAAGAAATTGTAATGCCATTTAAATTTGATATGCCTGATATTGTATTTAAAGAGATTGTAAAAGCCCAAGGTTTTGATTATAAAAAAGATTTTAAATTAAAATATGTAGCTAGTCCAATAGATGCAATGCAAATGCTAATAATGAGACGAGTTGACCATGCTTTACTTGCAGAACCTGCTACTTCTATTGCTTTAAGAAAAACAAAATCTTTCCCTTTAAAAGTTGTTGCACCTGAATTGTATAGAAGTGCTGATTTACAAAAAGAGTGGGGTGAAGTATTTAAAATAGAATCAAAAATACCACAAGCAGGAATTGCTTACCTAGGAAAAACTGAGGGAAAAAAAGAGATTATTGATAGATTTATGCTTGAGTATAAAAAAGCATTAGCTTGGTATAAAAATAACCCAGAGAAGTCATCTGAAATTATTGTTAAAGCCTTACCTATGTTAGAAGAAAAAGGTCTTGCTGATTCTATAAAATATGTGAATATTGATTCTGTTAAATCTACTGACTCTCAAAAAGATTTAGAGTTTTTCTTTGATATTTTAAAACAGAGTAATCCTAAATTAATTGGTGGAAAATCTCCAGATTCTAATTTTTATTACAAGTATTAA